In the genome of Pseudarthrobacter sp. IC2-21, one region contains:
- a CDS encoding IclR family transcriptional regulator, producing the protein MSVNQATTDDDVSIDQKAPKGDRTDMVGKALSLLVLLGDEPRGASAAEISRRAELPFSTTYRLLGSLTRDGFVDYEPDGRRYHLGLRIFQLGQRVSNHHGFAGTALPILRRVTEQTGEATILSVRDGHHHLTVNKVDGPQTFRVTSDPGHLGALHATAVGKALVAFAEEAEREALIEELELEPLTEHTITDRAVFRAEMDRVRRQGYAVMDEENENGMRAVAVPLLNAQGHAFASLATAVPVFRLSMEGLLAHVPLLQDAAAELAARLPQR; encoded by the coding sequence ATGAGTGTGAATCAAGCCACAACTGACGACGACGTCTCAATCGACCAGAAGGCGCCCAAGGGCGACCGGACCGACATGGTGGGCAAGGCGCTGAGCCTGCTGGTTCTCCTGGGGGATGAGCCCCGGGGTGCCAGCGCGGCGGAGATCTCGCGCCGCGCCGAGCTTCCATTCAGTACCACCTACCGGCTGCTGGGTTCCCTGACCCGGGACGGTTTTGTGGACTACGAGCCGGACGGCCGCCGGTATCACCTGGGCCTGCGGATCTTCCAACTGGGCCAGCGGGTCTCAAACCATCACGGTTTTGCCGGCACGGCGCTGCCGATCCTTCGCCGAGTCACTGAACAGACCGGCGAGGCCACCATCCTGAGCGTCCGGGACGGGCACCACCACCTCACCGTGAACAAGGTGGACGGCCCGCAGACGTTCCGCGTCACCAGCGATCCCGGCCACTTGGGCGCACTGCACGCCACCGCCGTGGGCAAGGCCCTCGTGGCATTTGCCGAGGAGGCGGAGCGGGAGGCGCTGATCGAGGAACTCGAACTGGAACCGCTGACTGAGCACACCATTACGGACCGCGCCGTGTTCCGGGCGGAAATGGACCGGGTCCGGCGCCAGGGGTACGCCGTGATGGATGAGGAGAATGAGAACGGGATGCGCGCGGTGGCCGTTCCGCTGCTCAACGCCCAGGGCCACGCCTTCGCGTCGCTCGCCACGGCCGTGCCCGTTTTCCGACTGAGCATGGAAGGCCTCCTGGCGCACGTTCCCCTGCTCCAGGATGCCGCCGCCGAACTCGCCGCACGGCTGCCGCAGCGCTAG
- a CDS encoding ATP-dependent DNA ligase, translating into MQLPVMPPVSPMLAKSVSGLGGVPEGSGLSYEPKWDGFRSIIFRDGDDLEIGSRNEKPMTRYFPELVVALKENLPPRCVVDGEIILVDASGQRLDFDALQQRIHPAASRVKLLSEQTPAKFVAFDLLALGEEDFTGRPFAERRAALETALAGSKAPVHLTAATEDKALAEQWFQQFEGAGLDGIVAKPLTGIYQPDKRVMFKIKHERTADCVVAGYRLHKSGPDAIGSLLLGLYKDDGGLASVGVIGAFPMKRRQELFEQLQPLVTDFEDHPWAWAKQADGERTPRNAEGSRWSAGKDLSFVPLKPELVVEVRYDHMEGERFRHTAQFSRWRPDRDPESCTYAQLEEPVNFDLASVLETGRP; encoded by the coding sequence ATGCAACTTCCCGTGATGCCTCCCGTTTCACCCATGCTTGCCAAATCCGTCAGCGGCCTTGGCGGCGTCCCCGAAGGGAGCGGCCTGAGCTACGAACCCAAATGGGACGGTTTCCGGTCCATCATCTTCCGTGACGGCGACGACCTTGAAATCGGCAGCCGCAATGAAAAACCCATGACGCGGTATTTCCCCGAGCTGGTGGTTGCCCTGAAGGAGAATCTGCCACCCCGGTGTGTGGTGGACGGCGAGATCATCCTGGTGGACGCTTCCGGCCAGCGCCTGGATTTCGACGCGCTGCAACAACGCATCCACCCCGCAGCCAGCCGGGTGAAACTGCTCTCGGAGCAGACACCCGCCAAATTCGTGGCCTTCGACCTGCTGGCGTTGGGGGAGGAGGACTTCACCGGCCGGCCCTTCGCGGAGCGCCGGGCCGCACTGGAAACGGCGCTCGCCGGCAGCAAGGCTCCCGTCCACCTCACCGCCGCCACCGAGGACAAGGCCCTTGCAGAGCAGTGGTTCCAACAGTTCGAGGGTGCCGGCCTGGACGGAATCGTGGCCAAACCGCTCACGGGCATCTACCAGCCGGACAAGCGGGTGATGTTCAAGATCAAGCACGAACGCACGGCCGACTGCGTGGTGGCCGGTTACCGTTTGCATAAGAGCGGGCCGGACGCCATCGGCTCGCTGCTGCTCGGGCTGTACAAGGACGACGGCGGCCTGGCCAGCGTGGGGGTGATCGGGGCGTTCCCGATGAAGCGGCGGCAGGAACTCTTCGAACAGCTCCAGCCGCTGGTCACCGACTTCGAGGACCACCCGTGGGCCTGGGCCAAGCAGGCGGACGGCGAGCGGACGCCCCGCAATGCGGAAGGCAGCCGGTGGAGCGCGGGCAAGGACTTGTCCTTCGTCCCCCTCAAACCGGAACTCGTGGTCGAGGTCAGGTATGACCACATGGAAGGTGAGCGCTTCCGGCACACAGCCCAGTTCTCGCGCTGGCGGCCGGACCGGGATCCCGAGTCCTGCACCTACGCCCAGCTGGAGGAACCGGTCAACTTCGACCTCGCCTCGGTGCTGGAGACCGGCCGGCCCTAG
- a CDS encoding GntR family transcriptional regulator encodes MTDIIRDAIIRGEYVPNQRLVEADLSAAFSASRATVRTALLELAGEGLVERLPNRGSRVRSISVDEAIEILEVRMGVEGLCAAKTAASLTDEDAEALGRLRAAMIESVAEGDLVEYARLNRYLDVRIRELSNHATAADVLARLHAQSVRHQFKLSSRPQRAKVSVWEHAAIIDAVVARDPEAAEQAVRSHLLSVIEALREVSSADSVPPAAP; translated from the coding sequence GTGACCGACATTATCCGCGACGCCATCATCCGTGGTGAGTACGTTCCCAACCAGCGGCTCGTTGAGGCGGACCTCAGTGCCGCTTTCTCGGCAAGCCGGGCCACCGTGCGCACCGCCCTGCTTGAGCTTGCCGGCGAAGGCCTGGTGGAACGGCTGCCGAACCGCGGATCCCGGGTCCGGTCAATTTCCGTGGATGAGGCCATCGAAATCCTGGAGGTGCGGATGGGAGTCGAAGGCCTGTGCGCCGCCAAAACAGCCGCCAGTCTCACGGATGAGGACGCCGAAGCCCTCGGCCGCCTCAGGGCTGCCATGATCGAGTCGGTCGCCGAGGGAGACCTGGTCGAATATGCCCGGCTTAACCGTTACCTGGACGTCAGGATCCGCGAGCTGAGCAATCACGCCACGGCCGCCGATGTGCTGGCGCGGCTGCACGCGCAGAGCGTCCGCCACCAGTTCAAATTGTCGTCCCGGCCCCAGCGCGCAAAGGTCTCGGTCTGGGAGCACGCCGCCATCATCGACGCCGTGGTGGCCCGCGATCCTGAGGCTGCGGAGCAGGCGGTGCGCAGCCACCTGCTGAGCGTCATCGAGGCACTTCGTGAAGTCTCATCCGCCGACTCCGTGCCGCCTGCCGCACCGTAG
- a CDS encoding NAD(P)-dependent oxidoreductase: MQVAVLGLGEAGSIYAADLARLGLSVAAVDPLVATAPAGVRSEDDVATAVRGAALVLSLVGGRAAGTVLDAALPAMEQGAIFADMNTAGPADKLLLAKRAATHGIAFVDVAILAPVPRSGARTPLAMSGPGAAQLQSILAGLQIPASTVGEEAGAAAGLKLLRSVFMKGLAAAVLESVTAARAAGAEEWIIDQIASELGPEGKRAVSRILEGTSTHAARREAEMHDARSFLETLGVAHPITDGAIEWLHSLSRPDPG, encoded by the coding sequence ATGCAGGTCGCCGTTTTAGGTCTCGGGGAAGCCGGAAGCATCTATGCAGCAGACCTCGCCCGGCTGGGGCTGAGCGTTGCGGCAGTTGATCCGCTCGTTGCCACGGCGCCGGCGGGGGTCCGTTCCGAGGACGACGTCGCCACGGCAGTCCGCGGGGCAGCGCTCGTGCTGAGCCTGGTGGGCGGCCGCGCGGCGGGCACCGTCCTGGACGCGGCGTTGCCGGCGATGGAACAGGGAGCCATCTTCGCTGACATGAATACTGCCGGCCCGGCAGATAAGCTGCTCCTCGCGAAACGAGCGGCCACGCATGGCATCGCCTTTGTTGACGTGGCGATCCTCGCCCCGGTTCCACGATCCGGGGCCCGGACCCCGCTGGCCATGAGCGGACCCGGGGCCGCGCAGCTGCAGTCCATCCTGGCCGGACTGCAGATTCCTGCCAGCACTGTGGGCGAGGAAGCGGGAGCCGCGGCGGGGCTCAAATTGCTGCGGAGCGTCTTTATGAAAGGCCTCGCCGCGGCGGTCCTCGAATCCGTCACTGCTGCCCGGGCGGCAGGAGCGGAGGAGTGGATCATTGACCAAATAGCTTCCGAGCTTGGCCCGGAAGGGAAACGTGCGGTGTCCCGGATTCTCGAGGGCACATCCACGCATGCCGCCCGGCGCGAGGCCGAGATGCACGACGCACGTTCGTTCCTTGAAACTCTCGGCGTAGCCCATCCGATAACTGACGGCGCCATCGAGTGGCTGCACTCGCTGTCGCGGCCGGATCCGGGCTGA
- a CDS encoding MFS transporter has product MSQTLPSAEPGTAAPAGTPKKAALASFLGSAVEYYDFFIFGSAAALIFPTVFFPSADANAAIMSFATFGFAYVARPVGAVILGHFGDRVGRQKVLMFTLVLMGASTFLIGCLPDFKTVGWWAPALLVLARLCQGLSAAGEQAGASSMTLEHAPDNRRSFFTSWTLTGTQGGQILAALVFIPVLALPDEIKYGIGWRIPFWLSAVVVVVAFFIRRSLHEPPAFAEAQKTAQISKLPVADLLKGHWRDVLRVVACAFIAAVSTVFGTLAISYAKTVAGVDGTTTLWLVVGANLVALGTQPLFGKLADRIGRKPVFIYGAVASAILTPLFLLSLESGSVPLMFVAAIGFFSFGYAASNAVWPSFYAEMFSTKVRFSGLAIGTQLGFLMAGFAPAIVAAMGGIKPGGWVQISIFTAVICGIAAISALTAKETYKVPTKQLGLK; this is encoded by the coding sequence ATGAGCCAGACACTTCCGTCCGCGGAGCCGGGCACTGCTGCCCCGGCCGGGACGCCAAAGAAAGCAGCCCTCGCCAGCTTCCTGGGCAGCGCCGTCGAATATTACGACTTCTTCATCTTCGGTTCCGCCGCAGCGCTGATTTTCCCGACCGTCTTCTTCCCCAGCGCTGACGCGAACGCCGCCATCATGTCCTTCGCCACCTTCGGTTTTGCGTATGTGGCACGCCCCGTGGGCGCCGTCATCCTGGGCCACTTCGGGGACCGGGTGGGCCGGCAAAAGGTCCTGATGTTCACGCTGGTCCTGATGGGCGCCTCCACCTTCCTCATCGGCTGCCTTCCCGACTTCAAAACTGTTGGCTGGTGGGCTCCGGCCCTGCTGGTCCTCGCCCGGCTTTGCCAGGGCCTCTCCGCCGCCGGTGAACAGGCCGGCGCCTCCTCGATGACACTCGAGCACGCCCCGGACAACCGCCGCTCCTTCTTCACCTCCTGGACCCTCACCGGCACCCAGGGCGGCCAGATCCTCGCGGCCCTCGTCTTCATCCCCGTGCTGGCCCTGCCGGACGAGATCAAGTACGGCATCGGCTGGCGCATCCCGTTCTGGCTCAGCGCCGTGGTTGTGGTGGTTGCGTTCTTCATCCGCCGTTCGCTGCACGAACCCCCCGCTTTCGCGGAAGCACAGAAGACGGCCCAGATCTCCAAGCTCCCCGTTGCCGACCTCCTCAAGGGACACTGGCGCGACGTCCTGCGCGTTGTTGCGTGCGCCTTCATCGCCGCCGTGTCCACCGTGTTCGGTACGCTGGCCATCAGCTACGCCAAGACGGTGGCCGGGGTGGACGGCACCACCACCCTGTGGCTCGTGGTGGGCGCCAACCTCGTGGCACTGGGCACCCAGCCGCTGTTCGGCAAGCTTGCCGACCGGATCGGCCGCAAGCCGGTCTTCATCTACGGCGCCGTGGCCAGCGCCATCCTCACCCCGCTGTTCCTGCTCAGCCTTGAATCGGGCAGCGTGCCGCTGATGTTCGTGGCCGCCATCGGCTTCTTCTCCTTCGGCTATGCCGCCTCCAACGCCGTCTGGCCCTCCTTCTACGCCGAGATGTTCAGCACCAAGGTCCGCTTCTCCGGCCTGGCGATCGGCACGCAGCTGGGCTTCCTGATGGCAGGCTTCGCTCCGGCCATTGTGGCCGCCATGGGCGGCATCAAGCCCGGCGGCTGGGTTCAGATCAGCATTTTCACCGCCGTGATCTGCGGCATCGCGGCAATCTCCGCCCTCACCGCCAAGGAAACCTACAAGGTACCCACCAAGCAGCTTGGCCTGAAGTAA
- a CDS encoding bifunctional sugar phosphate isomerase/epimerase/4-hydroxyphenylpyruvate dioxygenase family protein: MRTGIATVCLSGTLKEKMQACAIAGFDGIEIFEQDLVTSPLTPGEVRTMAADLGLTLDLYQPFRDFDSVPEDLLAANLRRAEAKFKLMARLGMDTILVCSNVATASIDSDDLRAEQLGRLAALAGDHGVKVAYEALAWGKYVSDYEHAHRLVEAVDHPNLGTCLDSFHILSRNWDTAPIEAFSPDRIFFVQVADAPKLSLDVLSWSRHYRVFPGEGQFELAKFMGHVVRAGYSGPVSLEIFNDVFRQSDVERTAVDGMRSLIWLEEQSAKWLDANAPVLAAAGAGTVGGFAGAGRRRYPMELATLPQVAEPAGYNFAEVRAADPEGLETVLGQLGFEFNGRHRTKDVQLWTMGHARVIVNEDAPVAAGNTADAAPALTAAIGALGFDVDSPVIAAARAQQLKAPAVPRKSQANEEVFQGFAAPDSTEIFLCQGSPDGTAAWTHEFGEGLDAPAAGEGAVIDHVNLAQPWQHFDEAVLFYTSALALEPQPFAEVPSPTGLVRSQVMATADRAVRLVLNLAPLIQREGDAQPEPSGTGARRTYQEHIAFAVPDLVATARACKARGLEFLQIPANYYEDLDARFGLDPAFLATLQELNLLYDRDADGEFLHFYTATVGSVFFEMVERRGAYDGYGAPNAPVRHAVQYDLMHRLNKTT; the protein is encoded by the coding sequence ATGCGCACCGGAATCGCCACCGTCTGCCTCTCCGGCACCCTGAAGGAAAAGATGCAGGCCTGCGCCATCGCAGGTTTTGACGGCATTGAAATCTTTGAACAGGACCTTGTCACCTCGCCCCTCACGCCCGGGGAGGTGCGCACGATGGCGGCGGACCTCGGCCTGACGCTGGACCTTTACCAGCCCTTCCGCGACTTCGACAGCGTGCCCGAGGACCTGCTGGCCGCCAACCTCCGCCGCGCCGAGGCAAAATTCAAGCTGATGGCGCGGCTGGGCATGGACACCATCCTGGTCTGCTCCAACGTGGCCACCGCCAGCATCGACAGCGACGACCTCCGCGCGGAACAGCTCGGCCGGCTGGCGGCGCTGGCCGGGGACCATGGCGTGAAGGTCGCTTACGAGGCCCTGGCCTGGGGGAAGTACGTCAGTGACTACGAGCACGCCCACCGGCTGGTGGAGGCCGTGGACCACCCCAACCTCGGCACCTGCCTGGACTCCTTCCACATCCTGTCCCGCAACTGGGACACCGCGCCGATCGAGGCCTTCAGCCCGGACAGGATCTTCTTCGTCCAGGTGGCGGATGCGCCGAAGCTCTCCCTGGATGTCCTGTCCTGGAGCCGGCACTACCGCGTTTTTCCCGGCGAGGGCCAGTTCGAGCTGGCCAAGTTCATGGGCCACGTGGTCCGGGCCGGGTACAGCGGCCCGGTGTCCCTGGAAATCTTCAACGACGTCTTCCGGCAGTCCGACGTGGAGCGCACCGCCGTGGACGGCATGCGCTCGCTGATCTGGCTGGAGGAGCAGAGCGCCAAGTGGCTGGACGCCAACGCCCCGGTTCTTGCCGCTGCCGGCGCCGGAACTGTTGGCGGGTTCGCGGGGGCCGGCCGCCGTCGTTATCCCATGGAACTTGCCACCCTGCCGCAGGTGGCCGAACCTGCAGGCTATAACTTTGCCGAGGTCAGGGCCGCCGACCCCGAGGGGCTGGAAACCGTCCTGGGCCAGCTGGGCTTCGAATTCAACGGCCGGCACCGCACCAAGGACGTGCAGCTGTGGACCATGGGACACGCCCGGGTCATCGTCAACGAGGATGCGCCTGTTGCTGCGGGCAACACGGCGGACGCCGCACCTGCCCTCACCGCCGCTATCGGCGCCCTCGGCTTTGACGTCGATTCCCCCGTGATTGCCGCCGCCAGGGCGCAGCAGCTCAAGGCCCCCGCGGTACCGCGCAAAAGCCAGGCCAACGAGGAAGTGTTCCAGGGCTTCGCAGCGCCGGACTCCACGGAGATCTTCCTGTGCCAGGGCAGTCCCGACGGCACCGCCGCCTGGACACATGAGTTCGGTGAAGGGCTGGATGCGCCTGCGGCCGGGGAGGGCGCCGTGATCGATCACGTCAACCTCGCCCAGCCGTGGCAGCACTTTGACGAGGCCGTGCTGTTTTACACCAGCGCCCTGGCACTGGAGCCGCAGCCCTTCGCCGAGGTGCCCAGCCCCACCGGCCTGGTCCGATCGCAGGTCATGGCCACCGCAGACCGTGCCGTCCGGCTGGTGCTGAACCTCGCACCCCTGATCCAGCGGGAGGGCGACGCACAACCGGAGCCATCGGGGACGGGCGCCCGGAGGACGTACCAGGAACACATCGCCTTCGCCGTGCCTGACCTGGTGGCCACCGCCAGGGCCTGCAAGGCCCGGGGCCTGGAGTTCCTGCAGATACCGGCCAACTACTACGAGGACCTGGACGCCCGCTTCGGGCTGGACCCCGCCTTCCTGGCCACGCTGCAGGAGCTGAACCTTTTGTACGACCGCGACGCCGACGGCGAGTTCCTGCACTTTTACACCGCTACCGTGGGCAGTGTGTTCTTCGAAATGGTGGAACGCCGCGGCGCCTATGACGGCTACGGGGCGCCCAACGCCCCCGTCCGCCACGCAGTCCAGTACGACCTGATGCACCGACTGAATAAAACCACGTAA
- a CDS encoding shikimate dehydrogenase, with translation MSIRTESYLVGLVGDGVTPSLTPPMHEREGDVQGLRYLYRPIDLLELGLPGDAVGELLKSARSLGFNGLNITHPCKQLVLQHLDEVSPDARRLGAVNTVVIEDGRFIGHNTDFSGFAAALAAGLPGARLDRVVQLGAGGAGSAVAYALLTAGVKVLDLVDMDAARCVARAAELSGFFPDVTITPRTTAELPQLMPQADGLVHCTPVGMAAHPGVPLDLDLLESRHWVADIVYRPIETELVLGARAKGCEVLDGGRMAVGQAADSFRIFTGLDADADRMRGHFLELVAQEEVTA, from the coding sequence ATGAGCATTCGAACTGAGTCCTACCTTGTGGGACTGGTCGGCGACGGCGTCACGCCGTCACTCACTCCGCCCATGCACGAACGCGAAGGCGACGTCCAAGGCCTGCGCTACCTGTACCGCCCCATCGACCTGCTGGAACTCGGACTGCCGGGTGACGCCGTCGGCGAACTGCTCAAATCCGCCCGCAGCCTCGGCTTCAACGGCCTGAACATCACCCACCCCTGCAAGCAGCTGGTCCTCCAGCACCTTGACGAAGTCTCGCCGGACGCCCGCAGGCTCGGCGCCGTCAACACCGTGGTGATTGAAGACGGCCGCTTTATCGGCCACAACACCGACTTCTCCGGCTTCGCCGCCGCCCTGGCGGCCGGCCTCCCCGGCGCCCGGCTGGACCGCGTGGTCCAGCTCGGCGCCGGCGGCGCCGGGTCCGCCGTCGCCTATGCCCTGCTCACCGCCGGCGTGAAGGTACTGGACCTGGTGGACATGGACGCTGCCCGCTGCGTGGCACGCGCCGCAGAACTGTCCGGCTTCTTCCCGGACGTCACCATCACACCGCGCACGACGGCGGAGCTGCCGCAGCTGATGCCGCAGGCAGACGGCCTGGTGCACTGCACGCCGGTGGGGATGGCGGCACACCCGGGCGTCCCGCTGGACCTGGACCTGCTCGAATCCCGGCACTGGGTGGCGGACATCGTTTACCGGCCCATCGAAACCGAACTTGTGCTGGGCGCCCGTGCCAAGGGCTGCGAGGTCCTGGACGGCGGCCGCATGGCCGTGGGCCAGGCCGCGGACTCCTTCCGGATCTTCACCGGGCTCGACGCCGATGCTGACCGCATGCGCGGACACTTCCTGGAACTAGTGGCCCAGGAAGAGGTGACTGCCTGA